The nucleotide sequence GGACGCCGTTGGGCAAGGCGACGGTGTGGCCGCCGAGACTGATGCCCCGCTCGAGATTGCGGAACAGCTCGATCAGCACCGACATCACGACGACGCCCGAGACCGCACCGCTCAGGCTGTACATGCCGCCGACCACCAGCATCGACAGCGTGACGAAGGTCGTCCGCAGATAGAACGCGCCGGGATTGACGATGCTCAGGAAGTGGGCGTAGAGCGCGCCGGCGAGCCCGATGATGAAGGCGCTGACGACGAAGGCGATCAGCCGCTCGCGGACGATGTCGATGCCCGAGGCGCTGGCCGCGACCGACTCGTCGCGCGTGGCGCGAAGTGCAAGTCCCGAGCGCGAGATCGAGTAGAGGTAGGCGATGACGATGGCGACCGTGGCGCCGATCCAGCCGATCCAGACGTTCATGGTCGGCGGAATGCCGACGATCGAGCCTTGTCCGCCCGTGACCGAGTCCCAGTTCGAATAGACGTTGTTGACGACGCCGAGCAGGCCGAAGGTCGCGATCGAGGCGGCGATGCCCGACAGGCGCATGATGACGCGCCCGATGATCAGCGCGAACAGCGCCGCGAATGCGCCGGAGATCGGGCTTGCCACCCACATCGGCAGTTGTGTGTGCAGCAGCCACGCCGGC is from Bradyrhizobium xenonodulans and encodes:
- a CDS encoding branched-chain amino acid ABC transporter permease, whose product is MSTRPSVIRQTIATPIILIVALLIMAALTYQFGSRAFNRTAVEMFINIMVVVGLYVFVGNSGLLSFGHISFMCLGAYMTAWLAIPPVMKSITLKGLPAWLLHTQLPMWVASPISGAFAALFALIIGRVIMRLSGIAASIATFGLLGVVNNVYSNWDSVTGGQGSIVGIPPTMNVWIGWIGATVAIVIAYLYSISRSGLALRATRDESVAASASGIDIVRERLIAFVVSAFIIGLAGALYAHFLSIVNPGAFYLRTTFVTLSMLVVGGMYSLSGAVSGVVVMSVLIELFRNLERGISLGGHTVALPNGVQEIAIGAITIVILMYLPTGLTRNQEFSWRGWPLQRRLARPVRTALKELN